The Vibrio penaeicida DNA window CAAGATTGGACCAAGAAATTCAGTTTTCTCGGGCGTGATGATCTTAGTGCCGATCAGGTTCATTACAAACTCGCGGTCAGTCATGGTTGGAGCACCGAGCATGTCTTGAACAAAAGGAATCTTTCTTTCGTTGCCAAAAATCTCGAGCACTTCATACACTAAATTACCAATCATTGGCACGTTAGTATGGTCATCGGCGTCCGCCGCATTGTTTAGCGCTTCCTGGCTGTCATTTTGCTCGTTGTACTCACACTCAGATATGTCTTCTGAGACGCCTAGATTACCCAGCACGTTACATCGGGCATCTTTGAACTGATCGGTTAGCTTGCCACCAAGGTCTTGCGCAATTGCACAGCTATTGGCGACTTTGGATGCCAATTCATCTATCTGATTTTTAACCTCTTGAATACCCGACCAGCAAGGTGGGCACAGAGCTCGAATCGACTGACCTAGTGCGTAAGTCAATGTTCCTGATGTGATGTTTCTCAATACTTGAATTAAATCGTCTAGAGACATCATTGAAAAAGTACCGCCGATGATGTCTAACGATGAACAACTTGAATCAACGCTAGGAGGTGTAAAGCTAATCGGCGTCAGCGTAAAGTGTGGAATTCTTACCCGCACTCGGCCGAGATCAGCGCCAGGCCTAAGGGGATCTAACAAAGAGTTAGGGGTAACTGAGGCAGGCGACGTAAAATGAACGCTACCTACGGCACTAAGAATGTTGTCTAAATCGTTAGCTACGGCTGCTTGAGCTGAATTTGTTTGGAGGCAAAAAGCCAATGCGCATGAAAGCGCACCAAAGCGTATTGGTTTACTCTTCATGATTTTCATCCTCTGAATCTATTGTGTATCCCATGGTTCCAGCCGGATTCGCAATGGCATCCATAGCATGGTTAATGAGCTTGATCGGGTTGTCTGAAATGTCTTTCGGTAGATGTTCGAACTGAGCTTGAGACACGAGGCCTCGTTCCTGCGGGAAGATCTTGTAGAACCACTCATCATCTAAAACTTTCTGCTCTAAAGAGACGGTTACCAAAGTTCTTTCGAGCGTAGAGAGGGCCATGACACCTTGAGTTATGATGTAGTGCTGATTGCCTTCAGGGACGACCATTGACAAGGTAGGCCAATGCTTGATTTGATAGTTTTTTGAGTGGTAAACATCACGCACCACCGGAATTGAAGGGTCGAGATCAACAATTCGATTGCCATTGATGTTCCTTGCGATAACCCTGATTTCCCACCCGTGACGTTTCTTTAATAGGTTCAGGGCCTTAATCATTTGATGACAGAAAATGCATTTCCCGTCATAGAAGTAAAATATCCCAGCCTTCTTGGTAAGCTCTTTCAGAGCTAATTGGTAGTTCTTCTTC harbors:
- a CDS encoding conjugal transfer protein TraH, encoding MKSKPIRFGALSCALAFCLQTNSAQAAVANDLDNILSAVGSVHFTSPASVTPNSLLDPLRPGADLGRVRVRIPHFTLTPISFTPPSVDSSCSSLDIIGGTFSMMSLDDLIQVLRNITSGTLTYALGQSIRALCPPCWSGIQEVKNQIDELASKVANSCAIAQDLGGKLTDQFKDARCNVLGNLGVSEDISECEYNEQNDSQEALNNAADADDHTNVPMIGNLVYEVLEIFGNERKIPFVQDMLGAPTMTDREFVMNLIGTKIITPEKTEFLGPILLPEMFSSLVYGVDPIDTSTNKAWTCQGSRTADDGTTFNCINPTEITNAGSITPLGKVVKDLVLDDTNSIYNRLIDANTTGNYNSAGMSNAQVKLMNFIDVNVASAMLFAPNPNSTATKHMFKNIADVVRYDVGHQFYLATYNRISEIPVELSRSFDDSDVQMDLKSTMVKLLELSKDSAKRRDDAMTKLLESDIYKETLLKYNTSRELSEANF
- the traF gene encoding conjugal transfer protein TraF; translation: MRCLIPFIVMLPLGLQLAHSQETVKRDGRPEPIEVHGESNLGWHFYNEYPDEVEEPEKESEEPTASLPSTSSSSTQSEEELPELFSTAWFSANYERIEKAAIDNPTKENIRALLVTERMMLDKSETFARTKVRIAANDPILQDNMRIPMNGYGKSLMFKYKKKNYQLALKELTKKAGIFYFYDGKCIFCHQMIKALNLLKKRHGWEIRVIARNINGNRIVDLDPSIPVVRDVYHSKNYQIKHWPTLSMVVPEGNQHYIITQGVMALSTLERTLVTVSLEQKVLDDEWFYKIFPQERGLVSQAQFEHLPKDISDNPIKLINHAMDAIANPAGTMGYTIDSEDENHEE